The genomic window tgtgtattgatatgtaggctgtgtgtgtgtattgatatgtaggctgtgtgtgtgtattgatatgtaggctgtgtgtgccatttttaaatgtatgttgatctgtccttgagctgttcttgtctatcaacgttctgtgctctgtgttctgtgctctgtgttctgtgctctgtgttctgtgttctgtgctgtgtgttctgtgctgtgtgttctgtgctgtgctgtgctgtgtgttctgtgctgtgtgttctgtgctgtgtgttctgtgctgtgtgttctgtgctgtgtgttctgtgctctgtgttctgtgctgTGTGTTCTGTGCTGTGTGCTCTGTGCTTTgtgctctgtgctgtgtgttctgtgctctgtgttctgtgctgtgtgttctgtgctgtgtgctctgtgctgtgtgctctgtgctctgtgctctgtgttgtgtgttctgtgctgtgtgttctgtgctctgtgttctgtgctgtgtgctctgtgtggaccccaggaggagaggctgctgcttttgcaacatcatttgcctcatcaatctacacacaataacccataatgacaaaggggaTACTGGTTTTTACAAATAAAATACCAATATTTACCCTCAGTAGACAGGGGTAGTTTTCATAGAAATACAATTTGTTTTGTTGACAGGTCCAAAATGGATATCTTTGAACATCTGTCTGTAACATTTGATTTGCCTCAAGACACAGTTTTGGAAATCCCTACAATTGCAGAGTTGTCTGACTACCAACCCAATTGAAAGGTTGCTGCTTAAACAAAACAATAGAAAAGGCTTGACTTCCCTTATATTCTTGTCTACTAGATGACATGGCTGACCCATTGGCAAAGGTGAAAAAACAATGGGAAGCTTATATTTACACAGTGACATGTCCTCTGATGAATGGTCCTTATGACTGAACATGTTCAATACAACCTAGAAATGGGTAACACATGTATACAAGCTTTCTGAATGGCTGTTGGAGATGCAGCTGAGCCACAGGATCAATCAGTCCTATCTTAAGGACCTCTACTGCACTGGTACAATAGTAGAATCCATGTTATTTGTAAAGTAGTGGGGACTGATGTTTGCTGGTCTGATAAATGCAGAATGTTGGGCTAGATAACAGAGTTCACTCTTCTTTCACAAGAAGGTGGATCTTGTTTAGCCCTTCTGCCAAAATACTTATTCTTAGACATTGGATAATAATCTAGTATTTTCCATATATTACCTGTATTTGACAGGGTGGCATAGCAGTGGGCCTGTCTCAGTGCTCGTTGAAGGGGCGTCGCTCTCCGTCTTGGGGTCAGTAGGTGAGCCAGGACGAACTCCCTGCAGAGGAGGCTGAGATTCCCACCAGGCAGCGTAAGCCCACTGCCGCGGGAGGGTTCAGGTGGTTACCATGGCGACGGAGCATGAGCAGGCGAATCGGCGGTGAGAACTCCTCGATTGGGCTGCTCAAACTTGTTCCGATCGCTGAGATGAGGCGGACGAGACGGATCTCGGCGAACAGGAACTTAGTGTACTTCTGGAGCTTCACATGACAATAAACAAAACCACCTTTATTAAAACCACCTTCAAAAACaaatacacagtgcattcgggaaagtattcacattctgttacgttgcagccttattttAAATGGATTCAATATGTTTCCCCCTCAATACCCGCAATGACATCCACTATTATAACAGGCATCCCACGTACCTCGTGACATTCACAATGCCCCATAACTGACGTCTAccatacccataatgacatccgcaataccccataatgacatctgtGCCCCATGACTGAAAAAGATTgatacaggtttttagaaatgttttaaaatgtattacaaataaaaacagatataccttatttataataagtattcagacccttcactatgagacttgaaattgagctcaggtgcatcctgtttccattgatcatccttgagatgtttctgccaACTTGATTGagccacctgtgataaattcaattgattgacaggatttggaaaggcacacacctgtctataaggttaCAGTGTaagtcagagcagaaaccaagccatgaggttgaaggaatcgTAGAGCCCGAGACAGGATAGtcttgaggcacagatctggggaagggaccAAAACGTTTCTGCCGCGattgatggtccccaagaacccagtagcctccatcattcttcatcagtttggaaccaccaagactcttcctggaacTGGGCCCGgccaactgagcaatcggggaagaagggccttggtcaaagaggtgaccaagaacccgatgatcactctgaaAGAACTCCAGAGttcgtctgtggagatgggagaaccttccagaaggacaaccatctctgcagcactccaccaatcaggcctttatgatagagtggccagacggaagccactcctcagtaagaaggcacatgacagcccgcttggagtttgccaaaaggcacctaaagactctcagaccatgagaaacaagattctctgatgaatccaagattgaactttttggcctgaatgccaagcgtcatgtctggaggcaccatccctacggtgaagcatggtggtggcagcatcatgctgtggggatgtttgtcagcggcagggactgggagactagtcaggatcgagggaaagatgaacggtgcaaagtacagagaaatccttgatgaaaacctgctccagagcgctcaggacttcagactggggtgaaggttcaccttccaacgggacaatgaccctaagcatacagccaagacaacacaggaggggTTTCGGgacaatctctgaatgtccttaaatGCGGCCCAGccgagcccggacttgaacctgatcgaacatctctggagagacctgaaaatagctgtgcagcgatgctccccattcaacctgacagagcttgagaggatctgcagagaagaatgggagaaactctccaaatacaggtgtgccaaggcatcatacccaggaagactctacgatgtaatcgctgccaaaggtgcttcaacaaactactgagtaaagggtctggaaaCTTATTTAAATGACATTGaagttttatttttaatatatttgcacaaatttctaaaactgttttttgctttgtcattatggggtattgtgatgtcattatggggtattgtgtgtagattgatgagggggaaaaaacaatttaatccattttagaataaggctgtaacgtaacaaaatgtggaaaaaggggtctgaatactttccaaaatgCACTGAATAGCATCACTTTCAGCTTTTATATATTAAATTAAACCAAATGTGCCAGCCGTTAACTGACCACCATCAGGGTTCGTGTCAGCTGTTAACTGACCACCATCAGGTTTGTGTCAGCTGTTAACTGACCACCATCAGGGTTCGTGTCAGCTTACTACCATCAGGGTTCGGTCAGCTGACTACCATCAGGGTTCATGTCAGCTGTTAACTGACCACCATCAGGGTTCGTGGCCAGCTGTTAACTGACCACCATCAGGGTTCGTGGTCAGCTGTTAACTGACCACCATCGGGGTTCATGTCAGCTGTTAACTGACCCACAGGTTCATCAGGGTTCGTGTCAGCTGACTACCATCAGGGTTCATGTCAGCTGTTGACTACCATCAGGGTTCATGTGCCGTTAACTGACCACCATCAGGGTTAGCAGCGTCAGGGGTCAGCTGTTAACTGACCACCATCAGGGTTCATGTCAGCTGTTAACTGACCACAATCAGGGTTCGTGTCCTTGTTGGCGACCTGTCAGAGTTTCATCAATGTTGTTTGACCACCATCAGGGTTCTGTGTTGAGATAAAGGATTGAAGTGACTGACCACTTACCATCAGGTGTCGTGAGAACTTCCCGTGAGCGTTTCCAGAACTTGTTGAAGGTGAAGTGGAGGCTGCTGTTGTGGACCATCTCCTGAGGAACCGCCAGAGGGTCCCTGTACGGAACTCCCTCCTGGAGCAGACTCTCACTGAGCACGATCATGATCCTCTTCCAGTTACTACACGCCACCTACAGTCAATAGaaatatacatacaatatacagtggggcaaaaaggtatttagtcagccaccaattgtgcaagttctcccacttaaaaagatgagaggcctgtaattttc from Oncorhynchus nerka isolate Pitt River unplaced genomic scaffold, Oner_Uvic_2.0 unplaced_scaffold_4090, whole genome shotgun sequence includes these protein-coding regions:
- the LOC135566586 gene encoding carbohydrate sulfotransferase 12-like, whose product is VACSNWKRIMIVLSESLLQEGVPYRDPLAVPQEMVHNSSLHFTFNKFWKRSREVLTTPDGGFNKGGFVYCHVKLQKYTKFLFAEIRLVRLISAIGTSLSSPIEEFSPPIRLLMLRRHGNHLNPPAAVGLRCLVGISASSAGSSPTAMPPCQIQYDFVGQLETVEEDAEQLLRVLKVDNVVDFPPSHRNHTASSWQEDWFNRVPLVARRGLYRLYEPDFRLFGYSRPDSLLD